In Oryza sativa Japonica Group chromosome 3, ASM3414082v1, one DNA window encodes the following:
- the LOC4332651 gene encoding transcription factor MYB2, with protein MDMAHERDASSEEEVMGGDLRRGPWTVEEDLLLVNYIAAHGEGRWNSLARSAGLKRTGKSCRLRWLNYLRPDLRRGNITPQEQLLILELHSRWGNRWSKIAQHLPGRTDNEIKNYWRTRVQKHAKQLKCDVNSQQFKDVMRYLWMPRLVERIQAAAAGQQQQQEGGTDTPPLSWQHGGSDGLYESPELPAPDASCWPAEYCAAAGGAQSGGTPAPELSSTTAGSSSLSTDSGAGAQPSWPTQADGAEWFTTACDASSATGGVAMRDTELELAQPPCQGGQTWTTSESSLPGLTFPDLAVADFEIGGFDVDSFWTSMEDDQLWCPTQAAV; from the exons ATGGACATGGCGCACGAGAGGGACGCGAgcagcgaggaggaggtgatgggcGGCGACCTGCGTCGCGGGCCGTGGACGGTGGAGGAGGACCTCCTGCTCGTCAACTACATCGCCGCGCACGGCGAGGGCCGCTGGAACTCGCTCGCCCGATCAGCAG GGCTGAAACGCACAGGCAAGAGCTGCCGGCTCCGGTGGCTGAACTACCTCCGCCCCGACCTCCGGCGAGGCAACATCACGCCGCAGGAGCAGCTGCTCATCCTGGAGCTGCACTCGCGGTGGGGAAACCGCTGGTCCAAGATCGCGCAGCACCTCCCGGGACGCACCGACAACGAGATCAAGAACTACTGGCGCACGCGGGTGCAGAAGCACGCCAAGCAGCTCAAGTGCGACGTCAACAGCCAGCAGTTCAAGGACGTCATGCGCTACCTCTGGATGCCCCGCCTCGTCGAGCGcatccaggccgccgccgccgggcagcagcagcagcaggaaggCGGCACCGACACGCCGCCCCTGTCGTGGCAGCACGGCGGCTCCGACGGGCTCTACGAGTCGCCGGAGCTCCCGGCGCCCGATGCCAGCTGCTGGCCAGCCGAGTactgcgcggcggccggcggcgcgcagtCGGGCGGCACGCCTGCACCGGAGCTGTCGAGCACcacggccgggtcgtcgtcgctgtcCACGGACTCCGGCGCCGGGGCGCAGCCCAGCTGGCCCACGCAGGCCGACGGCGCCGAGTGGTTCACCACCGCCTGCGACGCCTCCAgcgccaccggcggcgtggCCATGCGCGACACGGAGCTGGAGCTGGCCCAGCCGCCGTGCCAGGGCGGGCAGACGTGGACGACGTCCGAGTCGTCGCTGCCTGGCCTCACCTTCCCCGACCTCGCCGTCGCGGACTTCGAGATCGGCGGCTTCGACGTCGATAGCTTCTGGACGAGCATGGAGGACGACCAGCTGTGGTGCCCCACCCAGGCCGCCGTGTGA